From Drosophila yakuba strain Tai18E2 chromosome 2L, Prin_Dyak_Tai18E2_2.1, whole genome shotgun sequence, one genomic window encodes:
- the LOC6528288 gene encoding zinc finger protein jing isoform X2 — protein sequence MPPQIHGSASGSSTTAAASPPSSSASQTPPPPAIHHSHPSQHSPTSVMSKPTTPQRHGNPSLLPTLQWPWNTSLGSTSTAVPAASANKNKRTAAGSGASLGLSGEGSCLIGGGAAAAKKARSDMPGSFDASKRLKVAAMEESQTKITGFFKSQMKPSPGGGKLSPQPGQQSNPANTLTMSTPATTASLNKYFNILSQLKEQKAQQQQQQQHQATKTLPTAAPVAPVTPAPPVTPVVTASPSLPVPALKKIERSTKQPAKIAQVAPNLRKTPSSGSSGSSSSPSSSSSNASNTGKSPTKKHVAIAPRTPEMKQQQQQGKAAMVYRPPVTSPALKHKQISPPAPVAASTPAPTPALNPTPAPANPTLYQLPVQLPNLVQLPPQLAAAANIMQLNNVAKAAVAAAATNNAAAQAAQAAQAAAAQYFLNGTVFKLQQVTTATTTTATTATAAAAPAGNPFGLLNLATAGNPFGLPNANGQFPIEAIPGAGSYLHHQLLLARQNNMSLNENMASNSCGNMNFVNPLNNQQVGLKDNKLYIVNSAEYLGYLMSLQIALNNQQHQQQQIISATQPPPLAATNNNSTNTATQPPPLAATNNTNLNTANNSTASNSNNHNASNNLSTINNTAIQPQRAIVKPPLHSSTQPPPLVTISSMPACSPAAVSSPAAKRSLPAAKPYQKRLTAKGRVGTAPIIATPTTPPPLVPTSATKELGQLRKSTGTTGVPTSTSTPTPTPPLVSIAPSKLTPTLSVSKQGPTMKLANSAPDLFDLVKNSKLVAKVSQPLTPLPFSSPSSSSNGSHGMRSSPALSTSNSCTLSAFSKIKVETTEPASQTSSMTSSSIPTISPKPQSFAGQLPKREPESEVDTLKHDILPDCTNSNSNSNSCSSSSYSHSVSSAADLSLEASTPAPSPSPSASPSGLGSPSPAASNLSGSSRRAASQTDMLSELVTSSCISSGGDDCSQATDSPPLPTLPLTKSEDTTTPISTVSGGSSSGSSNYDEEDDKSVASLETHQTHKRLRDLPTPESGIGGSLSNSESSNSIADAISSKSASVRPPTTAASSSSSAASDSNSLASNAPSPSSPDDCSAAPSPACSASTAGSIPPSTVVDIAMVEATSKSLPKSAISPILSQPKTIRFPAGAGTGGKGAKRHDGVCYWDKCNKKHESNSKLLDHMQTHHVNTQTGPFACLWVGCKVYNKESCSRRWLERHVLSHGGSKQFKCIVEGCGLRFGSQLALQKHVNNHFNATDNARESTSKRTSDPPVPKQLRKNGKKLRYRRQPFSARMFDFFDTGIMEGLQHRLRQISTLTNGAQAIEFQGQCMMRRRNSQGGYECFVRWSPREIISDEWLPDCLNRTIQHTKVLHIKQMRPAEKTRVDSLLSTAFRLRYDSHLFADDYNVNEQQIGEASGSDCDDDGDQGEELEDDDEEEDGSSSSRSASCETVSSYQQVLSIAKLQMQQRRKHPRKPPKMTPPAREKLVPTDALVPI from the exons ATGCCACCACAGATCCATGGGAGCGCCAGTGGCAGCAGCACAACAGCGGCCGCATCTCCGCCCTCCAGCAGTGCCAGTCAAACGCCACCTCCGCCAGCCATCCACCACAGTCATCCCAGCCAGCACAGCCCAACCAGCGTCATGTCCAAGCCGACGACGCCTCAGCGCCACGGCAACCCCAGCCTCCTTCCCACGCTCCAGTGGCCGTGGAACACTAGTCTGGGCAGCACCTCCACTGCCGTACCCGCTGCCTcggccaacaaaaacaagcggACTGCTGCCGGATCTGGAGCGTCATTAGGATTGAGCGGTGAAGGCTCCTGCTTAATCGGCGGAGGAGCCGCGGCGGCTAAGAAGGCGCGCAGCGATATGCCCGGCTCCTTTGACGCAAGCAAAAGACTGAAAGTGGCCGCCATGGAGGAGTCGCAGACCAAGATCACCGGTTTTTTTAAGTCCCAAATGAAACCGTCTCCTGGCGGCGGAAAGCTTTCCCCGCAGCCCGGCCAGCAAAGCAATCCGGCCAACACGCTGACGATGAGCACGCCCGCAACCACCGCCTCGCTCAACAAGTACTTTAATATCCTATCGCAGCTGAAGGAACAGAAGgcccagcaacagcaacaacagcagcatcaggcAACCAAGACCTTGCCCACGGCAGCTCCAGTGGCCCCAGTCACACCTGCGCCTCCTGTCACGCCCGTGGTCACTGCCAGTCCCAGTTTGCCCGTCCCGGCGCTCAAGAAGATCGAACGCAGCACCAAGCAGCCGGCCAAGATTGCGCAGGTGGCACCAAATTTACGCAAGACGCCCAGCAGTGGATCTTCAGGCAGCTCTTCGTCTCCTTCGTCTAGCTCCTCGAATGCCTCGAATACGGGAAAATCACCAACCAAGAAGCACGTGGCCATTGCACCCAGGACACCGGAGatgaaacagcagcagcagcagggaaAGGCGGCCATGGTATACCGACCGCCAGTAACGAGCCCCGCCTTGAAGCATAAACAGATCTCACCACCCGCCCCCGTGGCGGCCAGCACACCCGCCCCAACACCAGCACTAAATCCAACGCCCGCCCCAGCTAATCCCACGCTTTACCAGCTGCCCGTGCAGCTGCCTAATCTAGTCCAGCTTCCGCCCCAGCTGGCGGCCGCCGCCAATATTATGCAGCTGAACAACGTGGCCAAAGCTGCAGTGGCCGCGGCGGCCACTAACAACGCAGCCGCCCAGGCGGCGCAGGCTGCTCAGGCAGCTGCTGCCCAATATTTTTTGAACGGCACTGTCTTTAAGCTGCAACAGGTGACCACGgccacgacgacgacggccACCACGGCTACAGCAGCGGCGGCCCCGGCTGGCAATCCTTTTGGACTGCTTAACTTAGCCACGGCGGGCAATCCCTTTGGCCTACCCAATGCCAATGGACAGTTTCCCATTGAAGCCATTCCGGGAGCTGGAAGTTATCTCCATCATCAATTGCTTCTGGCCAGACAGAACAACATGAGTTTAAACG AAAATATGGCTTCCAATTCTTGCGGCAACATGAACTTTGTTAATCCACTTAACAATCAGCAAGTTGGACTCAAAgataacaaattatatattgtCAACTCGGCCGAGTACCTTGGATACTTAATGAGTCTGCAGATAGCTCTTAATAAccaacagcatcagcaacaacaaatcatATCTGCCACACAGCCGCCACCACTGGCAGCCACAAACAATAACAGTACGAACACTGCCACTCAGCCGCCGCCATTGGCAGCTACGAACAATACCAATTTGAACACTGCCAACAATTCGACTGCCAGCAACAGTAACAACCATAATGCCTCGAATAATCTAAGCACTATCAACAACACTGCCATACAGCCTCAGCGAGCGATTGTGAAGCCGCCATTGCACAGTTCTACGCAACCGCCGCCACTTGTGACGATTTCCTCCATGCCCGCGTGCTCTCCGGCTGCCGTATCTTCGCCAGCGGCCAAACGATCACTGCCCGCCGCCAAGCCTTACCAGAAGCGGCTGACCGCAAAGGGCAGAGTGGGGACGGCGCCGATAATCGCAACGCCTACCACGCCGCCTCCTCTGGTGCCCACGTCTGCTACCAAGGAGCTGGGGCAGCTTCGCAAGAGTACGGGAACCACTGGAGTCCccacaagcacaagcacacCCACACCAACACCACCGCTAGTAAGCATCGCACCCTCGAAGCTGACTCCAACACTGAGCGTTTCGAAGCAAGGACCTACAATGAAGCTAGCCAACAGTGCTCCCGATCTCTTTGACCTGGTTAAGAACTCCAAGCTGGTGGCCAAGGTTTCGCAACCGTTGACGCCGCTTCCGTTCAGTTCAcccagcagcagtagcaacgGAAGTCACGGTATGCGATCTTCGCCGGCCCTCTCCACGTCAAACTCCTGCACCCTGTCTGCATTCAGCAAGATCAAGGTGGAGACAACGGAGCCTGCTTCCCAGACTAGCTCCATGACTTCTTCCTCAATACCTACAATATCACCCAAGCCACAGAGCTTCGCCGGGCAGCTGCCCAAGAGGGAACCGGAATCGGAGGTCGACACGCTGAAGCACGACATATTGCCAGACTGCACCAATAGCAACTCAAACTCAAATTCCTGTAGCAGCAGCTCTTACTCGCACTCGGTTAGTTCGGCAGCTGATCTCTCACTAGAAGCCTCTACGCCCGCCCCTTCACCCTCACCTTCAGCATCGCCTTCCGGCTTGGGGTCACCCTCGCCGGCGGCCAGCAACTTGAGTGGCAGCAGCCGGCGGGCTGCTAGCCAAACTGATATGCTAAGTGAATTGGTTACTTCGTCATGCATATCCAGCGGTGGCGACGACTGCTCTCAAGCCACAGACTCGCCTCCACTCCCGACACTTCCTCTGACCAAGAGTGAAGATACTACCACTCCCATTTCCACGGTCAGCGGGGGAAGCAGCAGTGGGAGTAGCAATTACGATGAAGAGGACGACAAGTCGGTGGCCTCTCTGGAAACTCATCAGACGCACAAGCGGCTAAGGGACCTGCCCACGCCCGAGTCAGGAATCGGCGGGAGTCTGAGTAACAGCGAGAGCAGCAATTCAATTGCGGATGCCAT TTCCTCCAAATCTGCCTCTGTGAGACCACCCACTACTGCAGCGAGCAGCTCTTCATCCGCCGCTTCCGACAGCAACTCACTGGCCAGCAATGCACCATCCCCATCGTCTCCGGACGATTGTTCTGCCGCTCCTTCGCCCGCCTGTTCTGCATCCACTGCCGGGTCTATTCCGCCCAGTACTGTGGTGGACATTGCGATGGTGGAAGCCACCAGCAAAAGTCTGCCAAAGAGCGCTATATCTCCAATCCTCTCTCAGCCAAAGACCATACGCTTTCCGGCTGGTGCAGGAACTGGCGGCAAAGGCGCAAAGCGGCATGACGGCGTCTGCTACTGGGACAAGTGTAACAAAAAGCATGAGAGCAACTCCAAGCTGCTAGACCACATGCAGACGCACCACGTCAATACACAAACAGGTCCCTTCGCCTGTCTCTGGGTGGGCTGCAAAGTGTATAACAAGGAGTCATGCTCTCGTCGCTGGCTGGAACGTCACGTGCTCTCCCATGGTGGCTCTAAACAATTCAAGTGCATCGTGGAGGGCTGCGGCCTACGGTTCGGCTCACAA TTGGCGTTGCAAAAGCATGTTAACAATCATTTTAATGCCACTGACAATGCAAGGGAAAGCACAAGCAAGCGCACCTCTGATCCGCCAGTACCCAAACAACTCCGTAAAAATGGCAAGAAGCTCCGATATCGCCGTCAGCCGTTCTCAG CTCGCATGTTTGACTTCTTCGACACGGGCATAATGGAGGGGCTACAGCACCGCCTGCGCCAGATTAGTACACTCACCAACGGTGCCCAGGCCATCGAGTTCCAGGGGCAGTGCATGATGCGACGCCGTAATAGCCAAGGCGGCTACGAGTGCTTCGTCCGATGGTCACCGCGCGAGAT CATTTCCGACGAGTGGCTGCCGGATTGTCTAAACCGAACGATTCAGCACACTAAGGTACTGCACATCAAGCAAATGCGGCCAGCCGAAAAAACTCGCGTGGACAGCCTGCTCAGCACGGCTTTCCGTTTACGCTACGACTCTCACTTATTTGCCGACGATTATAATGTGAATGAGCAGCAGATCGGCGAGGCGAGCGGCAGCGACTGCGACGACGATGGGGATCAAGGCGAGGAATTAGAGGATGACGATGAAGAGGAAGATGGTAGCAGTAGTTCGCGAAGTGCAAGTTGTGAGACGGTGTCCAGCTATCAGCAGGTACTTAGCATTGCCAAGCTGCAGATGCAACAGCGGCGTAAGCATCCGCGAAAACCACCCAAAATGACACCGCCCGCGAGGGAAAAGCTGGTTCCAACGGACGCACTAGTGCCCATTTAG
- the LOC6528289 gene encoding uncharacterized protein LOC6528289: MKLVLLVLLCSGFIGKLVSFEKVCRILITIFFRKTKTQLVYKLKKIECLVNRTRVSNVSCHVKPVNWNLAVVNMDCFMIVPLLNPIIRIQVFTKDYSNQYKPFLVDVKIRICEVIERRNFIPYGVIIWKLFKRYTNVNHSCPFSVLWLTCVIFIGLSLTIL; the protein is encoded by the exons ATGAAACTCGTGTTACTGGTTTTGTTGTGCAGCGGTTTTATTGGGAAATTGGTAAGTTTTGAAAAGGTTTGTAGAATACTAATTACCATCTTTTTTCGCAAGACGAAGACCCAGTTGGTTTACAAGCTTAAGAAAATCGAGTGTCTGGTTAATCGGACGCGAGTGAGCAACGTGTCTTGCCATGTGAAGCCGGTGAATTGGAATCTGGCAGTGGTGAATATGGATTGCTTTATGATTGTGCCTTTGCTAAACCCCATT ATTCGAATTCAAGTTTTTACGAAAGACTATAGCAACCAGTACAAACCATTCTTGGTTGACGTTAAAATCAGAATATGCGAGGTGATCGAGAGAAGGAACTTCATACCGTATGGCGTTATTATATGGAAGTTATTTAAGCGTTACACGAATGTTAACCACTCTTGCCCTTTTTCGGTATTATGGCTGACGTGTGTCATCTTCATCGGTTTGTCCTTAACCATTTTATAA
- the LOC6528290 gene encoding V-type proton ATPase 16 kDa proteolipid subunit, with protein MSSEVSSDNPIYGPFFGVMGAASAIIFSALGAAYGTAKSGTGIAAMSVMRPELIMKSIIPVVMAGIIAIYGLVVAVLIAGALEEPSKYSLYRGFIHLGAGLAVGFSGLAAGFAIGIVGDAGVRGTAQQPRLFVGMILILIFAEVLGLYGLIVAIYLYTK; from the exons atgtCTTCTGAAGTGAGCAGCGACAACCCCATCTATGGCCCCTTCTTCGGAGTTATGGGAGCCGCCTCCGCCATCATCTTCTCGG CCCTGGGCGCTGCTTATGGCACTGCTAAGTCTGGTACCGGTATTGCTGCCATGTCGGTGATGCGGCCTGAACTGATCATGAAATCCATCATTCCTGTGGTCATGGCGGGTATCATTGCCATTTACGGTCTGGTGGTGGCTGTGCTTATTGCCGGCGCCCTGGAAGAGCCCTCAAAGTACTCACTATACAG GGGCTTCATTCACTTGGGAGCCGGTCTGGCGGTGGGCTTCTCTGGCCTGGCAGCTGGTTTTGCGATCGGCATCGTGGGAGATGCCGGTGTCCGTGGCACAGCACAGCAGCCTAGACTGTTCGTGGGCATGATCCTGATTCTCATCTTCGCCGAAGTGTTGGGTCTCTACGGCTTGATTGTCGCCATTTACCTGTACACgaaataa
- the LOC6528291 gene encoding heat shock protein 75 kDa, mitochondrial, translated as MSLRAMGVLRQAGRLGQVLRQSYRSVPAALNIALGTQHSPAAAALSLRRFATEVKQASGPVVDKHEFQAETRQLLDIVARSLYSDHEVFVRELISNASDALEKFRYTSLSAGGENLAGKDRPLEIRITTDKPLMQLIIQDTGIGMTKEELVSNLGTIARSGSKKFLEQMKGNQQAASSEASSNIIGQFGVGFYSSFIVANKVEVFTRAATADAAGLRWSTDGSGTYEIEEVPDVELGTRIVLHLKTECREYADEERIQAVIKKYSNFVGSPILLNGKQANEIKPLWLLEPQSITKEQHHDFYRFISNSFDVPRFTLHYNADVPLSIHALLYFPEGKPGLFEMSRDGNTGVALYTRKVLIQSKTEHLLPKWLRFVKGVVDSEDIPLNLSRELLQNSSLIRKLSSVISSRVIRFLQERSKKQPEEYEAFYRDYGLFLKEGIVTSSDPNEKEEIAKLLRFESSKSEDASGRMSLEEYYNAVPQEQQNIYYLAAPNRVLAESSPYYESLKKRNELVLFCYEPYDELVLMQLGKFKSKKLVSVEKEMREESKETTATTDFGEGSLLRSELDSLIPWLEEELKGQVVKVKATTRLDTHPCVITVEEMAAARHFIRTQSHQVPEQNRFALLQPELEINPKHPIIKKLNKLRESDKDLAQLIAKQLFANAMVGAGLAEDPRMLLTNMNTLLSRALEKY; from the exons ATGTCACTGAGAGCGATGGGAGTGCTGCGCCAGGCTGGCCGCCTTGGCCAAGTGTTGAGGCAGAGTTACCGATCCGTCCCAGCAGCGCTTAATATCGCCCTTGGAACGCAGCATTCGCCGGCTG CTGCAGCTCTCTCGCTCCGTCGCTTCGCCACGGAGGTCAAGCAGGCATCAGGGCCGGTGGTGGACAAGCATGAATTCCAGGCAGAGACCCGGCAACTACTGGACATTGTGGCGCGATCCTTATACTCCGACCACGAGGTCTTTGTGCGCGAACTAATTTCGAATGCCAGCGATGCACTGGAGAAATTTCGGTACACCTCGTTGAGCGCTGGAGGCGAAAATTTGGCTGGAAAGGACCGGCCTCTGGAGATTCGTATCACCACCGACAAGCCACTGATGCAGCTAATCATCCAGGACACGGGCATCGGCATGACCAAGGAGGAGCTGGTCAGCAACCTGGGCACTATTGCACGCAGCGGCTCGAAGAAGTTCCTGGAGCAGATGAAGGGAAACCAGCAGGCAGCCAGCTCAGAGGCATCCTCGAACATTATTGGTCAGTTCGGCGTGGGCTTTTACTCTTCTTTCATTGTGGCCAACAAGGTGGAGGTGTTCACGAGGGCGGCCACGGCTGATGCTGCAGGACTCCGGTGGTCCACTGATGGCAGTGGAACTTATGAGATCGAGGAGGTGCCTGACGTTGAGTTGGGAACTCGGATCGTGCTCCATTTAAAGACCGAGTGCCGTGAATATGCGGACGAGGAGAGGATCCAGGCGGTGATCAAGAAATACAGCAACTTTGTGGGCTCACCCATTTTGTTAAACGGAAAGCAGGCCAACGAGATAAAACCGCTGTGGCTTCTTGAGCCTCAGAGCATCACCAAGGAGCAGCACCACGACTTCTATCGGTTCATCAGCAATAGCTTTGATGTTCCACGCTTCACCCTGCACTACAATGCTGACGTTCCCCTGAGCATCCATGCGCTGCTCTATTTCCCCGAGGGAAAGCCTGGTTTATTCGAGATGTCTCGGGATGGAAACACCGGCGTTGCTCTGTACACCCGCAAAGTGCTTATTCAGTCCAAGACGGAGCACCTCCTGCCCAAGTGGCTGCGCTTTGTGAAGGGTGTTGTCGACTCTGAGGACATTCCACTTAACCTGAGTCGCGAGCTACTGCAGAACAGCAGCCTGATTCGCAAACTGTCCAGTGTGATTTCTTCCCGCGTTATCCGTTTTCTGCAAGAGCGCTCCAAGAAGCAGCCAGAGGAGTACGAGGCCTTCTACCGCGACTATGGTCTCTTCCTAAAGGAGGGAATTGTAACCTCTAGCGACCCCAACGAGAAAGAGGAAATAGCTAAACTTCTGCGATTTGAGTCCTCAAAGTCTGAGGACGCCAGTGGACGCATGTCGCTTGAGGAGTACTATAACGCCGTTCCCCAAGAACAGCAGAATATTTACTACCTAGCAGCACCCAACCGTGTTCTGGCTGAGTCGTCGCCCTACTACGAAAGTCTGAAGAAGCGCAACGAGCTGGTGCTCTTCTGCTACGAACCCTATGATGAGCTGGTACTCATGCAGCTAGGCAAgtttaaaagcaaaaaactCGTATCCGTGGAGAAGGAGATGCGTGAAGAATCCAAGGAGACAACAGCGACCACCGACTTTGGTGAGGGCAGTCTGCTGCGCTCAGAACTTGACAGTTTGATTCCTTggctggaggaggagctgaaGGGCCAGGTTGTCAAAGTAAAAGCCACCACTCGTCTAGACACCCATCCCTGCGTAATCACTGTAGAGGAAATGGCTGCCGCTCGCCACTTTATTCGCACCCAGAGTCACCAGGTTCCAGAACAGAATCGATTTGCCCTTCTTCAACCAGAACTGGAAATCAATCCAAA GCACCCCATTATTAAGAAGCTCAACAAGCTGCGTGAGAGCGACAAGGATCTGGCCCAACTTATCGCCAAGCAGCTCTTCGCAAACGCCATGGTGGGCGCCGGTTTGGCTGAGGATCCCCGCATGTTGTTAACCAACATGAACACTCTGCTTTCGCGGGCGCTGGAGAAATACTAG